One genomic region from Phragmites australis chromosome 1, lpPhrAust1.1, whole genome shotgun sequence encodes:
- the LOC133909432 gene encoding cyclic dof factor 2-like isoform X1, with product MSDQKDLGIKLFGRAIPVAPEPSLWNTEAEEPPRHDQPPEELQPPAPEEEATAEDQHNGGKEEKEDSEMKVDAPQEEKDNEMKVDAPEEKKENEMKGDVPQEKEDEEMKVDPPQMPENVEPDSSSTLDHKKEDQGQMNSPEDKAASDPKGENEKTANDESGQDKALKKPDKILPCPRCNSMDTKFCYYNNYNVNQPRHFCKNCQRYWTAGGTMRNVPVGAGRRKSKNSSLHYRQLLMAPDCMMGSRVDISKCTVLPEALVHSPSALIQPTSRNETALKFGPEVPLCESMVSALNIDEQNVTNAGSAPRGENREDNPCASSVTLYNGLPENAVHVDKNGAPVYCNGVTPVPQYYLGAPFMYPWSVGWNNLPVMVPGSMPESVSPSEGSSTSSAPWMNSPMMPPSRFPGPAFPYPLVPPALWGCFSGWPATTWNIPWVRPNGCVSPSSSSNSSCSGNGSPTLGKHSRDSNPLKEEKEKSLWVPKTLRIDDPDEAAKSSIWTTLGIKPGDPGTFKPFRSKVESKGQTSDGAQVLQANPAALSRSQSFQESS from the coding sequence GATCAACACAATGgcggaaaagaagagaaagaagatagTGAAATGAAGGTTGATGCGCCACAAGAGGAAAAGGATAATGAAATGAAAGTTGATGCAccagaagagaaaaaagaaaatgaaatgaagGGTGATGTGCCTCAAGAGAAAGAAGATGAGGAAATGAAAGTTGATCCGCCACAAATGCCGGAAAATGTAGAACCAGACAGTTCATCTACTTTAGACCATAAGAAAGAAGATCAAGGCCAGATGAACAGTCCTGAAGATAAAGCAGCGTCAGACCCAAAGGGGGAGAATGAGAAGACAGCAAATGACGAATCAGGCCAGGACAAGGCACTTAAGAAACCAGATAAGATTCTACCTTGTCCTCGGTGCAACAGTATGGATACAAAGTTCTGCTATTACAACAACTACAATGTTAATCAACCTAGGCACTTCTGTAAGAATTGCCAAAGGTACTGGACTGCAGGGGGGACTATGAGGAATGTTCCTGTTGGTGCCGGGAGGCGCAAAAGTAAGAACTCATCATTGCACTACCGTCAATTGCTGATGGCCCCTGATTGTATGATGGGGTCTAGAGTGGACATCTCTAAGTGCACTGTACTCCCCGAAGCTCTTGTACATTCACCTTCTGCTCTGATACAGCCAACCAGTAGAAATGAAACAGCTCTCAAATTTGGGCCTGAGGTTCCACTTTGTGAATCGATGGTGTCAGCACTGAACATTGATGAGCAGAATGTAACCAACGCTGGATCAGCACCAAGAGGTGAAAACAGGGAAGATAACCCTTGTGCATCTTCTGTCACATTATACAATGGTCTGCCTGAAAACGCAGTTCACGTTGATAAGAATGGAGCACCGGTTTATTGTAATGGAGTTACCCCAGTGCCCCAGTATTACCTTGGAGCCCCTTTCATGTACCCTTGGAGTGTAGGATGGAACAATCTCCCTGTAATGGTGCCAGGTAGTATGCCCGAATCTGTTTCACCTTCAGAGGGCAGCAGTACAAGTTCAGCTCCATGGATGAACTCTCCCATGATGCCGCCCTCAAGATTTCCTGGGCCAGCATTTCCCTACCCTCTCGTGCCACCTGCACTTTGGGGTTGCTTCTCTGGATGGCCAGCCACGACGTGGAACATACCGTGGGTCAGACCTAACGGTTGCGTGTCACCATCATCGTCAAGCAACAGCAGCTGTTCAGGCAATGGATCTCCTACTCTGGGGAAACATTCCAGGGATTCTAATCCGCtgaaagaggagaaggagaaatcATTGTGGGTTCCCAAGACGCTCAGGATCGATGATCCTGATGAGGCTGCAAAGAGTTCAATATGGACCACCCTTGGCATCAAACCTGGGGACCCTGGCACATTCAAGCCTTTCCGATCCAAGGTTGAGAGCAAAGGCCAGACATCAGACGGTGCTCAGGTTTTACAGGCGAATCCGGCAGCGCTATCGCGTTCGCAATCGTTCCAGGAGAGCTCTTAA
- the LOC133909432 gene encoding cyclic dof factor 2-like isoform X2: MDQHNGGKEEKEDSEMKVDAPQEEKDNEMKVDAPEEKKENEMKGDVPQEKEDEEMKVDPPQMPENVEPDSSSTLDHKKEDQGQMNSPEDKAASDPKGENEKTANDESGQDKALKKPDKILPCPRCNSMDTKFCYYNNYNVNQPRHFCKNCQRYWTAGGTMRNVPVGAGRRKSKNSSLHYRQLLMAPDCMMGSRVDISKCTVLPEALVHSPSALIQPTSRNETALKFGPEVPLCESMVSALNIDEQNVTNAGSAPRGENREDNPCASSVTLYNGLPENAVHVDKNGAPVYCNGVTPVPQYYLGAPFMYPWSVGWNNLPVMVPGSMPESVSPSEGSSTSSAPWMNSPMMPPSRFPGPAFPYPLVPPALWGCFSGWPATTWNIPWVRPNGCVSPSSSSNSSCSGNGSPTLGKHSRDSNPLKEEKEKSLWVPKTLRIDDPDEAAKSSIWTTLGIKPGDPGTFKPFRSKVESKGQTSDGAQVLQANPAALSRSQSFQESS; encoded by the coding sequence GATCAACACAATGgcggaaaagaagagaaagaagatagTGAAATGAAGGTTGATGCGCCACAAGAGGAAAAGGATAATGAAATGAAAGTTGATGCAccagaagagaaaaaagaaaatgaaatgaagGGTGATGTGCCTCAAGAGAAAGAAGATGAGGAAATGAAAGTTGATCCGCCACAAATGCCGGAAAATGTAGAACCAGACAGTTCATCTACTTTAGACCATAAGAAAGAAGATCAAGGCCAGATGAACAGTCCTGAAGATAAAGCAGCGTCAGACCCAAAGGGGGAGAATGAGAAGACAGCAAATGACGAATCAGGCCAGGACAAGGCACTTAAGAAACCAGATAAGATTCTACCTTGTCCTCGGTGCAACAGTATGGATACAAAGTTCTGCTATTACAACAACTACAATGTTAATCAACCTAGGCACTTCTGTAAGAATTGCCAAAGGTACTGGACTGCAGGGGGGACTATGAGGAATGTTCCTGTTGGTGCCGGGAGGCGCAAAAGTAAGAACTCATCATTGCACTACCGTCAATTGCTGATGGCCCCTGATTGTATGATGGGGTCTAGAGTGGACATCTCTAAGTGCACTGTACTCCCCGAAGCTCTTGTACATTCACCTTCTGCTCTGATACAGCCAACCAGTAGAAATGAAACAGCTCTCAAATTTGGGCCTGAGGTTCCACTTTGTGAATCGATGGTGTCAGCACTGAACATTGATGAGCAGAATGTAACCAACGCTGGATCAGCACCAAGAGGTGAAAACAGGGAAGATAACCCTTGTGCATCTTCTGTCACATTATACAATGGTCTGCCTGAAAACGCAGTTCACGTTGATAAGAATGGAGCACCGGTTTATTGTAATGGAGTTACCCCAGTGCCCCAGTATTACCTTGGAGCCCCTTTCATGTACCCTTGGAGTGTAGGATGGAACAATCTCCCTGTAATGGTGCCAGGTAGTATGCCCGAATCTGTTTCACCTTCAGAGGGCAGCAGTACAAGTTCAGCTCCATGGATGAACTCTCCCATGATGCCGCCCTCAAGATTTCCTGGGCCAGCATTTCCCTACCCTCTCGTGCCACCTGCACTTTGGGGTTGCTTCTCTGGATGGCCAGCCACGACGTGGAACATACCGTGGGTCAGACCTAACGGTTGCGTGTCACCATCATCGTCAAGCAACAGCAGCTGTTCAGGCAATGGATCTCCTACTCTGGGGAAACATTCCAGGGATTCTAATCCGCtgaaagaggagaaggagaaatcATTGTGGGTTCCCAAGACGCTCAGGATCGATGATCCTGATGAGGCTGCAAAGAGTTCAATATGGACCACCCTTGGCATCAAACCTGGGGACCCTGGCACATTCAAGCCTTTCCGATCCAAGGTTGAGAGCAAAGGCCAGACATCAGACGGTGCTCAGGTTTTACAGGCGAATCCGGCAGCGCTATCGCGTTCGCAATCGTTCCAGGAGAGCTCTTAA